One segment of Cutaneotrichosporon cavernicola HIS019 DNA, chromosome: 4 DNA contains the following:
- the fma1 gene encoding uncharacterized protein (Removes the N-terminal methionine from nascent proteins. The N-terminal methionine is often cleaved when the second residue in the primary sequence is small and uncharged (Met-Ala-, Cys, Gly, Pro, Ser, Thr, or Val)), whose amino-acid sequence MLCTGCQVKEASRLECPSCKKLGINGSFFCDQACFKNNWGTHKIVHNIVKMSADAESDKNSTLPANMRNYPFTGTMRPVYPLSPRRAIPKGIKKPDYADDPNGFSPCEAVRERSIRVLNAQEIEGMRKVCRLSREVLDYTASFIRPGITSDELDAICHQASIDRDCYPSPLNYSKFPKSVCISINEVICHGIPDQRPLQEGDIVNLDVSLYHGGFHGDLNATYPVGKVNQESLDLMAATKKSMDEAIKICKPGVPYREIGNKIESIIKPTGYSIVRRYTGHGIHYQFHCEPNVVHYGNSKMPGRMEAGHVFTIEPMINLGTANLDHWRDDWTAVTLDGRRSAQFEETILITETGYEILTRLSASAKKNKKKKAKKTGAVNGTPNDTDADADTPTTGTPAATD is encoded by the exons ATGCTCTGCACCGGATGCCAAGTAAAGGAGGCCTCGCGCCTCGAGTGCCCCAGCTGCAAGAA GCTGGGCATCAATGGCAGCTTTTTCTGCGACCAGGCCTGCTTCAAGAACAACTGG gGAACACACAAGATCGTGCACAACATTGTCAAGATGAGCGCAGATGCTGAGAGCGACA AGAACTCGACGCTGCCTGCCAACATGCGCAACTACCCTTTCACAGGGACTATGCGGCCCGTGTACCCGCTGTCTCCGAGGCGCGCAATCCCAAAGGGCATCAAGAAGCCAGACTATGCCGATGACC CCAACGGCTTCAGCCCATGCGAGGCTGTGCGCGAACGCTCCATCAGGGTGCTCAACGCGCAGGAGATCGAGGGCATGCGCAAGGTGTGCAGACTGAGTcgcgaggtgctcgacTACACTGCGAGCTTCATCCGCCCCGGCATCACGTcagacgagctcgacgccatctGCCACCAGGCCTCAATCGACCGCGACTGCTACCCTTCGCCCCTCAACTACTCCAAGTTCCCCAAGAGTGTGTGCATTTCCATTAATGAGGTCATCTGTCACGGTATCCCCGACCAGCGGCCGCTGCAGGAGGGCGATATTGTCAACCTCGATGTGTCGCTGTATCACGGCGGCTTCCACGGCGACTTGAACGCCACTTACCCCGTCGGCAAGGTCAACCAGGAGAGCCTGGACCTcatggcggcgacgaagAAGTCGATGGATGAGGCGATCAAGATCTGCAAGCCTGGTGTGCCGTACCGCGAGATTGGAAACAAGATTGAGTCCATCATCAAACCCACAGGCTACTCCATCGTGCGCCGGTACACAGGCCACGGTATCCACTACCAATTCCATTGCGAGCCCAACGTTGTACACTACGGCAACTCGAAGATGCCGGGCCGCATGGAGGCCGGGCATGTGTTCACTATTGAGCCGATGATCAACCTCGGCAcggccaacctcgaccacTGGCGTGACGACTGGACGGCAGTCACGCTCGACGGCCGTCGTTCAGCCCAGTTCGAGGAGACGATCCTCATCACCGAGACGGGCTACGAGATCCTTACCCGCctgagcgcgagcgcgaagaagaacaagaagaagaaggccaagaagacTGGCGCTGTTAACGGGACGCCAAATgacaccgacgccgacgcagaCACGCCCACCACCGGCACACCCGCAGCGACCGACTAG
- the RFC5 gene encoding uncharacterized protein (Replication factor C C-terminal domain), which translates to MSLWVDKYRPRTLDDLSYHEELSSRLRSLAASGDFPHIMFYGPSGAGKKTRIMATLRELYGPGVEKLRIDQRVFVTPSNRKLDVNVVQSNYHIELTPSDVGMYDRVVIQDILKEIAQTQQVDLNAKQKFKVVIINEADALTRDAQAALRRTMEKYMTNMRLIMCANSTSKIIAPIRSRCLLVRVAAPTDEEMTGVLNHVAKKERFVLPAAAAEQITSASDGNLRKALLVLEAMRMQQPDMRGGADVARPDWETYCAKVADSILGEQSPQRLLEVRGKLYELLSHCIPPAVVLKTISERIVDRVDDELKPQIVHWAAHYELRMRQGSKKIFHLEAFCAKVMMVVKHFNLMGVVEDWE; encoded by the exons ATGTCGCTTTGGGTCGACAAG TACCGCCCACGTACGCTCGATGACCTGTCGTACCACGAGGAGCTGTCCTCGCGGTTGAGGTCACTT gccGCGTCCGGTGACTTCCCGCACATCATGTTCTACGGGCCATCAGGCGCAGGCAAGAAG acgcGCATCATGGCGACCTTGCGCGAGTTGTACGGACCAGGCGtggagaag ctccgCATCGACCAGCGTGTCTTCGTCACCCCCTCAAaccgcaagctcgacgtcaacgTGGTCCAGTCCAACTACCATATTGAGCTCACCCCCTCAGATGTGGGGATGTACGACCGCGTCGTGATCCAAGATATATTGAAGGAGATTGCCCAGACGCAGCAGGTCGACCTGAACGCAAAACAAAAGTTCAAGG TGGTGATCATcaacgaggccgacgcgctcaccCGCGATGCTCAGGCTGCACTACGTCGCACAATGGAGAAGTACATGACCAACATGCGCTTGATCATGTGCGCAAACTCAACGAGCAAGATCATCGCGCCCATCCGCTCTCGCTGTCTTTTGGTGCGCGTCGCAGCCCCaaccgacgaggagatgacTGGCGTTCTGAACCATGTGGCGAAGAAGGAGCGCTTTGTGCTCCCGGCAGCTGCGGCGGAGCAGATCACGTCCGCATCTGACGGCAACCTCCGTAAGGCgctgctcgtgctcgaggccatGCGGATGCAGCAGCCCGACATGCGTGGCGGGGCGGATGTCGCGCGCCCCGATTGGGAGACGTACTGTGCCAAGGTCGCCGACTCCATTCTTGGGGAGCAGAGCCCacagcgcctcctcgaggtgcgAGGCAAGCTGTACGAGCTGCTGTCGCATTGCATCCCGCCGGCCGTTGTGCTGAAG acgaTCTCTGAGCGTAtcgtcgaccgcgtcgatgacgagctcaagcccCAGATCGTGCACTGGGCTGCACACTACGAGCTGCGCATGCGCCAAGGGTCCAAGAAGATCTTCCATCTCGAGGCATTCTGCGCCAAGGTCATGATGGTGGTCAAGCATTTCAACCT gaTGGGCGTGGTCGAGGACTGGGAGTAG
- a CDS encoding uncharacterized protein (PAS domain) produces MTIKRDREDEAPQKAKKLKRKGGKACVYCRRSHMVCEGGRPCERCIKRDIAHLCRDVTPPASMPVKNEPEPEPAPPPPPLSQPQPILPEVQVPDQPQDQLYDAGSSSWPLLPDANGNAHDALSFDAMTRQSSTGLTDGWGVHTNAEFGILSDMLKTLRVPSLPGGFVDVLSQVVNNGNGSTNSMPLDPHQLPPGLLDNQPGPQLNSTEPIAGPSSLELKGKSKDKGKEPLSSISRIEQYLLAAADQPNGSRASRLTQVIRAKYEAGLLKPYDYIKGYERMNRWMDSGRAGAREGSRASSPTKGHNGERKRLVVPPPPPSGSSISPESRRRILAALEAFRPRFRRIAKELTDLDLVFVEEANERLMLQYDRALASIHTPSCIWRRTGEIQKANQEFAKLTGIPAPLFRNGQLCVYELMDEDSAVRYWEGYGKVAFEKGQSSLYTYCTLKIPLSLTRAQPARTQGNTPAHGPTQAMTTVPDFHLPPSLAMSSLAMSSNSGPSGPQHGTIEEEFRVIKTCFSITIRRDRYGIPVAIMGSWITSEVGSSS; encoded by the exons ATGACCATCAAACGCGACAGAGAAGACGAGGCCCCCCAAAAGGCCAAGAAGCTAAAGCGCAAGGGAGGCAAAGCATGCGTCTACTGCCGGCGCAG CCATATGGTCTGCGAAGGTGGACGGCCCTGTGAACGATG CATTAAGCGCGACATTGCACATCTGTGCCGAGACGTCACGCCGCCCGCATCCATGCCAGTCAAGAATGAGCCGGAACCAGAACCcgctccacctcctcccccgctGTCGCAGCCACAGCCCATCCTCCCAGAAGTCCAGGTTCCGGATCAGCCGCAGGACCAGCTATATGACGctggctcgtcgagctggccaCTATTGCCAGACGCCAACGGGAACGCGCATGACGCGCTCAGCTTTGATGCCATGACAAGACAGTCGTCGACCGGCCTGACGGATGGATGGGGTGTACACACCAACGCCGAATTTGGCATCCTCTC CGACATGCTCAAGACATTGCGAGTACCAAGTTTGCCAGGCGGATTTGTCGACGTGCTCTCACAGGTCGTCAATAACGGCAATGGCAGCACGAACAGCATGCCACTAGACCCACACCAATTGCCCCCAGGGCTGCTAGATAACCAACCAGGACCGCAGCTCAACTCGACAGAACCAATTGCCGGCCCGTCGTCGTTAGAACTCAAGGGCAAGAGCAAAGACAAAGGCAAAGAACCGCTGTCGAGCATTTCGCGCATCGAGCAGtacctcctcgcggccgccgacCAGCCGAACGGTtcgcgcgcgtctcgaCTCACTCAGGTCATCCGCGCCAAGTACGAAGCCGGGCTACTCAAGCCGTACGACTACATCAAGGGTTACGAGCGCATGAACAGGTGGATGGACAGCgggcgcgcaggcgcaCGCGAGGGCTCGCGGGCGAGCAGTCCAACCAAGGGGCACaacggcgagcgcaagcgGCTAGTGGtacctccgcctccaccaaGTGGCAGCAGTATTTCGCCAGAGTCGCGCAGacgcatcctcgccgcgctcgaggcgttcCGGCCCAGGTTCCGGCGCAtcgccaaggagctcaCCGACTTGGACTTGGTGTTTGTTGAGGAGGCCAACGAGCGCCTCATGCTCCAGTATGACCGTGCCCTCGCGTCCATCCACACACCGTCGTGCATCTGGCGCCGCACAGGCGAAATCCAGAAGGCCAATCAAGAGTTTGCCAAGCTCACGGGCATTCCAGCACCGCTGTTCCGCAACGGCCAGCTATGTGTTTATGAgctcatggacgaggacagcgcAGTGCGCTACTGGGAGGGTTATGGAAAGGTAGCGTTTGAGAAGG GCCAAAGCTCACTCTACACGTACTGCACGCTCAAGATTCCCCTGTCGCTCACGCGAGCTCAACCTGCGCGAACACAGGGTAACACGCCAGCCCATGGCCCGACACAAGCCATGACGACAGTACCAGACTTTCACCTACCACCCTCGCTAGCCATGTCGTCGCTAGCTATGTCTTCGAATTCCGGCCCAAGCGGTCCACAACACGGAACGATCGAGGAAGAGTTCCGCGTCATCAAGACGTGTTTCAGCATCACGATCCGGCGTGACCGCTACGGCATCCCGGTCGCCATCATGGGATCATGGATT ACGAGCGAGGTAGGTTCGTCATCCTGA
- a CDS encoding uncharacterized protein (Amino acid permease): MVSSTSSLPSRVLSPSSSASSPSLRALELEQGPVSGTSLERTNTISTLGGFEFEHALLPLSLSGEEQQQAEHKHVGLLQGMALVVGMQVGSGIFASPGVVVDSVGSVGASLIVWLLSGLLAWTGATSFAELGCAIPLSGGAQAYLAYSFGPLLSYLFTWSAVTTLKPGGAAIIALIFGEYVNRMVYQAITGSTEAVVPEWTFKVTGTLAVLVVTALNLISPKAGTHSAVVLTGIKIGSLIFVGVLGLLYLIRNGPGESFAKGSVFKGSSKNPSDYAIALYSGLWAFDGWDQCSFVGGEMTNPNRDLPRALHSSMTIVLILFLSANVSYFIALPPSVVASSNTVALDFGRATIGKLGGLVFSTLVAISCFGALNGGCYTTARLIYAAARDHFLPSIFARLDSKRRTPDFALSLNAALTVFFIVFGGGFRKLINFFSVTSWTWYLVTVVGLLYLRIKEPHLERPYKAWITTPVIFCMIAMFLLLMPIFAAPWEGLAAFVFMAAGVPMYYLTARSRSQQARGYSRVEGNEEAAGGIGATLRDAHAAFMDDVARLLPRRWAQRLGPTAPPDREERQRMLDRVEMAEL; encoded by the exons ATGGTatcctcgacctcctcgctcccctCCCGCgtcctctctccctcgagcagcgcgtcTAGTCCCAGCTTacgcgccctcgagctcgaacAAGGTCCCGTGAGCGGCACATCGCTCGAGCGCACCAACACAATCTCCACGCTCGGCGGGTTCGAGTTTGAGCATGCGCTGTTACCGCTCAGCCTGTCGGGCGAGGAACAACAACAGGCCGAGCACAAGCATGTCGGGTTATTGCAGG GCATGGCGCTCGTAGTGGGGATGCAGGTCGGGTCTGGTATCTTCGCATCGcccggcgtcgtcgtcgactcgGTCGGAAGCGTTGGTGCCAGCTTGATCGTATGGCTCCTCTCGGGATTACTGGCATGGACAGGGGCGAC GTCCTTTGCTGAGCTTGGGTGCGCCATTCCATtaagcggcggcgcacaAGCTTACCTAGCCTACTCG TTCGGGCCACTTCTCTCGTACCTCTTTACTTGGTCTGCGGTAACGACGCTCAAACCGGGTGGTGCGGCTATTATCGCCCTCATCTTTGGTGAGTATGTCAATCGCATGGTATACCAGGCCATCACTGGGTCCACCGAGGCCGTGGTGCCAGAATGGACCTTCAAAGTGACGGGAaccctcgccgtcctcgtcgtcacggCATTGAACCTGATATCTCCAAAGGCGGGAACACATTCGGCCGTCGTCCTGACAGGCATCAAGATCGGGAGCCTGATCttcgtcggcgtcctcggcctcctctACCTCATCCGCAATGGGCCAGGCGAGTCCTTTGCCAAAGGATCAGTCTTCAAGGGATCGAGCAAGAACCCAAGCGACTACGCTATCGCGCTATATTCTGGCCTGTGGGCATTCGACGGGTGGGACCAGTGCTCGtttgtcggcggcgagatgACAAACCCTAACCGCGACCTTCCACGCGCCCTGCACAGCAGCATGACCATCGTGCTAATCCTCTTCCTGTCCGCCAACGTGAGCTACTTCATCGCCCTTCCACCAAGCGTGGTGGCGAGCTCCAACACAGTCGCGCTCGACTTTGGACGCGCCACAATCGGCAAACTCGGCGGACTTGTGTTCTCCACTCTCGTCGCGATCAGTTGCTTCGGCGCACTCAACGGCGGATGCTACACCA cggCACGCCTCATCTATGCCGCGGCACGCGACCacttcctcccctccatatttgcgcgcctcgactCGAAGAGACGCACGCCCGACTTCGCCTTGTCCCTCAACGCCGCGCTCACCGTCTTCTTTATTGTCTTTGGCGGCGGGTTCAGGA aaCTCATCAACTTCTTCTCCGTGACGTCGTGGACATGGTACCTCGTCACTGTCGTCGGGCTTCTTTACCTCCGCATCAAGGAGCCGCACCTCGAGCGGCCGTACAAGGCATGGATCACGACGCCAGTCATCTTCTGCATG ATCGCAATGTTCCTCCTTCTCATGCCCATCTTCGCTGCGCCATGGGAAGGTCTCGCAGCCTTTG TGTTCATGGCCGCCGGCGTGCCGATGTACTACCTCACCGCGCGTTCCCGTTCCCAGCAAGCACGGGGTTATAGTCGCGTGGAGGGCAACGAAGAAGCAGCAGGCGGCATCGGTGCGACACTACGcgacgcccacgccgccttCATGGACGACGTGGCTCGTCTCCTCCCTCGGCGCTGGGCACAGCGCCTTGGGCCGACAGCCCCACCAGACAGAGAGGAGCGGCAGCGGATGCTCGACCGTGTCGAGATGGCAGAACTCTAG
- the ARP8 gene encoding uncharacterized protein (Probably involved in transcription regulation via its interaction with the INO80 complex, a chromatin remodeling complex), whose amino-acid sequence MDIADLTAPSSPAPEEPVAGPSAPAPRKPTRKAKPKAEHTTAYTTAFVPSLFNIRNPVGDFLQKESNVEVRRQIVLARRKEQEAEKEKVKDDEAKGDGEGEANGNGNGNGNEDGVVLTAKEEEEKRKEEQQTRLSRILVIHPGSRNLRLGRASDFYPHEVPNCIARAADAPGGHDPPVLGKRAADVDDNIGHLREYLRNKLRVNKLVTDARDGARVNAANAKAKPETIPEHNDPYRVDWTEVDGRPFVVGTEAQRLADSAGFRVRYPIHQRGFNGRDWDSLQLLIDDITLILQESLRTELDIRPKDYKNYSVVLVVPDFGNRVYVERMTDVILNIMGFKEIAIHQESYCAIFSAGMSSACVVDIGAQTSSVTLVEEGVVNPDTRMRLSYGGDDVTVALSALLQRASFPYKNLDLARTQDWIMMDNLKIKLATLEEHLVANTPWDLYVVPEKGLTNKYLLRTYDENVLAPLCWFDTRMIDFETKREVSFTAVNPNVSDMIKSPYGEPTVAMRACTTHLLPSAPEIKDAVSTGSTPAPQATAPVSPLGKSGPPTPAPGEKSATPAPATLAPATAMQSMAATPAPDAEGDDTPSFDVVFEASKTPLDGAIAASISAASSENRVRTAASSILLVGGGSALKGLAPFIADRLPALLRQRGYPIDHVSIVPPPRGLNPRFMSWKGASVMCNLNLPDMWIGRDEVEELGARMLKDHLSFL is encoded by the exons ATGGATATCGCGGACCTCAcggcgccctcctccccggcCCCCGAGGAGCCCGTCGCCGGACCCTCCGCGCCAGCACCTCGTAAACCGACCCGCAAGGCCAAACCAAAGGCCGAGCATACGACCGCTTATACGACGGCATTCGTGCCCTCCCTCTTCAACATTCGTAATCCCGTCGGCGACTTCTTGCAGAAAGAGAGTAACGTCGAGGTTCGGCGGCAGATCGTGCTTGCTCGGCggaaggagcaggaggcggagaaggagaaggtAAAAGACGATGAGGCGAAaggagatggggagggagaggcgaATGGCAACGGTAACGGCAATGGGAATGAGGatggcgtcgtcctcacggctaaggaggaggaggagaagcggaAGGAGGAGCAA CAAACCCGCCTCAgccgcatcctcgtcatccaTCCCGGCTCACGGAAtctgcgcctcggccgcgcaTCCGACTTCTACCCTCACGAAGTGCCGAACTGCattgcgcgcgcggccgacgcgccAGGTGGCCACGACCCACCAGTACTAGGGAAGCGTGCGGCCGACGTGGACGACAACATCGGCCACCTGCGCGAGTACCTGCGCAACAAGCTGCGCGTGAACAAGCTTGTGACGGATGCgcgagacggcgcgcgTGTGAACGCCGCCAACGCGAAGGCCAAACCCGAGACGATTCCGGAACACAACGACCCCTACCGCGTCGACTGGACTGAGGTTGACGGTCGTCCCTTTGTCGTTGGGACTGAAGCGCAGCGGCTCGCAGACAGCGCGGGTTTCCGGGTCCGATATCCCATCCACCAGCGGGGGTTCAATGGGCGTGACTGGGATAGCCTCCAGCTGTTAATTGACGATATCACCCTCATCTTACAGGAGAGCCTGCGGACTGAACTCGACATCCGGCCTAAGGACTACAAGAACTACAGCGTCGTGCTTGTAGTCCCGGACTTTGGGAACCGGGTTTACGTCGAGCGAATGACGGACGTAATTCTCAACATTATGGGGTTCAAGGAGATTGCAATCCACCAGGAGAGCTACTGCGCCATCTTTAGCGCGGGGATGAGCAGCGCGTGCGTGGTAGATATCGGCGCGCAGACGAGTTCCGTCACtctggtggaggagggcgtggtCAACCCCGACACGCGGATGCGCCTGTCGTACGGCGGAGACGACGTGACAGTCGCTCTGTCGGCACTTCTCCAGCGCGCAAGCTTTCCCTACAAGAACCTGGACCTGGCCCGCACGCAGGACTGGATAATGATGGACAATCTCAAGATCAAGCTGGCTACACTCGAGGaacacctcgtcgccaatACCCCTTGGGACCTATACGTCGTCCCCGAAAAGGGTCTCACGAACAAGTACCTCCTTCGGACGTATGATGAAAACGTCCTCGCTCCACTGTGTTGGTTCGACACGCGCATGATCGACTTTGAGACCAAGCGCGAGGTGAGCTTCACCGCCGTCAACCCCAATGTTAGCGATATGATCAAGAGCCCCTATGGCGAACCGACGGTGGCCATGCGCGCATGTaccacccacctcctcccatccgCGCCAGagatcaaggacgccgTTAGTACGGGGAGCACGCCCGCACCACAGGCGACCGCGCCTGTGAGTCCATTGGGCAAGAGCGGCccgccaacgccggcgCCCGGGGAGAAGAGCGCCACGCCTGCACCGGCAACCCTCGCCCCGGCAACCGCTATGCAGTCGATGGCGGCCACGCCCGcccccgacgccgagggtgacgacACTCCTTCCTTCGATGTTGTGTTCGAGGCGTCCAAAACGCCGCTGGACggcgccatcgccgcctcgatcagcgccgcctcgtccgagaACAGGGTGCGCACGGCTGCCAGTTCGATCTTACTCGTGGGTGGCGGGAGCGCGCTCAAGGGTCTCGCGCCATTCATCGCCGACCGCCTGCCCGCCCTCCTCAGACAACGGGGGTATCCTATCGACCACGTTTCGATCGTGCCGCCACCACGCGGACTGAACCCCCGCTTCATGAGCTGGAAGGGTGCGAGTGTCATGTGCAACCTCAATCTTCCCGACATGTGGATagggcgcgacgaggtcgaggagctcggtgCGCGCATGCTCAAGGACCACCTATCGTTCCTGTAG
- a CDS encoding uncharacterized protein (BolA-like protein): MSLRFALRPLARPTFRPLVPVLARGYARAARNDMGEGEAAIYKMLDEAFPGTRLDVQDVSGGCGSFYAIMISSPAFKGLTMVKQHKLVNECLKETIKGIHGLQLKTIAEDSA, encoded by the exons ATGTCTCTCCGTTTCGCCCTCCGACCACTCGCTCGCCCCACCTTCCGGCCCCTTGTGCCCGTCCTCGCACGAGGGTATGCCCGCGCAGCGCGGAACGATatgggcgagggcgaggcggccatCTACAAGATGCTCGACGAAGCGTTTCCGGGGACGCGTCTCGATGTGCAGGACGTTTCTG GCGGCTGCGGATCGTTCTACGCCATCATGATCTCCTCTCCGGCGTTCAAGGGCCTCACAATGGTCAAACAGcacaagctcgtcaacgagTGCCTCAAGGAGACAATCAAGGGTATCCACGGATTGCAA CTCAAGACGATCGCAGAGGACAGCGCGTAA
- a CDS encoding uncharacterized protein (Glyoxalase-like domain): protein MAARAIATVAALDHLVLTVRSIPTTVAFYERLGMRHELFRTPTEVRHALRFGLSKINLHEAGNEFTPRATLAKPGTADLCFLVDEKVGTVQSRLEMAGIEILEGGGIVNRTGARGALLSVYIRDPDGNLIELSNYEDDIHA, encoded by the exons atggccgcgcgcgcaatCGCAACAGTCGCGGCACTCGATCACCTCGTCTTAACGGTCCGCTCGATCCCAACTACCGTCGCATTCTACGAGCGCCTTGGTATGCGGCACGAACTATTCCGCACACCCACAGAGGTACGGCACGCCCTCCGCTTCGGCCTGAGTAAGATCAACCTCCATGAGGCCGGGAACGAGTTTACTCCCCGCGCAACGCTGGCTAAACCGGGTACGGCCGATCTCTGTTTTTTAGTCGATGAGAAGGTCGGCACCGTCCAGAGCCGCCTTGAGATGGCTGGGATTGAGATTCtagaggggggagggatCGTGAACCGTACCGGGGCAAGGGGGGCTTTGCTTAGTGTGTATATCCGCGATCCGGACGGTAACTTGATTGA ACTCTCAAActacgaggacgacattCACGCGTGA